The following proteins are encoded in a genomic region of Burkholderia stabilis:
- a CDS encoding CaiB/BaiF CoA transferase family protein, with product MPNPADHIPFTIGGAESGALPLSGVRVVDLTQVGAGPYCTSLLGDLGADVIKVEPLEGDTFRYVDDAFGEGESAYFYGVNRSKRSIALNLKSERGFEVLTRLVKEADVFAVAFRPDAVQRMGIDYESLRKINDRLIYCSITAFGETGPRAHLPGMDILAQAMSGIMGVTGEIGGGPVKVGVPIADFVASYLLGFGVCAALRLRDRTGQGDKVTVNLLDGMIASFANYLTVYDKTRVPFRRQGGGHPQLVPYQPFLGADQKHFILACMNDKFWQKMLPLLDRYGDFHDPRFATNTGRVTHRSELCGRLEAIFATQPADYWLAALEAAGVPCGPIHALEDAIEDPQAIANESLTTLNHPIHGEYRVPNNPIRFAAAPTGPRGYAPALGEHTAEILREAGFDDAEIASLTSAGIAREAFTQQQNHTETTS from the coding sequence ATGCCCAACCCGGCAGACCACATTCCCTTCACCATCGGCGGCGCCGAAAGCGGCGCACTGCCCCTGAGCGGCGTTCGCGTAGTCGATCTCACCCAGGTGGGCGCCGGCCCCTACTGCACCTCGCTGCTGGGCGATCTCGGCGCCGACGTCATCAAGGTCGAGCCGCTCGAGGGCGACACTTTCCGCTACGTCGACGACGCATTCGGCGAGGGCGAAAGTGCCTACTTCTACGGTGTGAACCGCAGCAAACGCTCCATCGCGCTGAACCTCAAGAGCGAACGCGGCTTCGAGGTGCTCACCCGGCTCGTCAAGGAGGCCGACGTGTTCGCCGTCGCATTCAGGCCCGACGCCGTGCAGCGCATGGGCATCGACTACGAGTCCCTGCGCAAGATCAACGATCGCCTCATCTACTGCTCCATCACCGCATTCGGTGAGACCGGACCGCGTGCGCACCTGCCCGGCATGGACATCCTCGCGCAGGCCATGAGCGGGATCATGGGCGTCACCGGCGAGATCGGCGGAGGCCCCGTGAAGGTCGGCGTGCCGATCGCCGATTTCGTCGCTTCCTACCTGCTCGGCTTCGGCGTCTGCGCCGCGCTGCGGTTGCGCGACCGGACCGGCCAGGGCGACAAGGTCACGGTGAACCTGCTCGACGGCATGATCGCCAGCTTCGCGAACTACTTGACGGTGTACGACAAAACGCGCGTGCCGTTCCGCCGTCAGGGCGGCGGGCACCCGCAGCTCGTACCCTATCAGCCGTTCCTCGGCGCCGACCAGAAGCACTTCATCCTCGCCTGCATGAACGACAAGTTCTGGCAGAAGATGCTGCCCTTGCTCGATCGCTACGGCGACTTCCACGATCCGCGCTTCGCCACGAACACCGGCCGCGTCACCCATCGCTCGGAACTGTGCGGTCGACTCGAAGCGATCTTCGCGACGCAGCCCGCCGATTACTGGCTCGCAGCGCTCGAAGCCGCCGGCGTGCCTTGCGGTCCGATCCACGCGCTCGAAGACGCGATCGAGGATCCACAAGCCATCGCCAACGAATCCCTCACCACCCTCAACCACCCGATCCACGGCGAATACCGCGTGCCCAACAACCCGATCCGTTTCGCGGCGGCGCCCACGGGCCCTCGCGGCTACGCGCCCGCGCTCGGTGAGCACACCGCCGAGATCTTGCGCGAAGCCGGGTTTGACGATGCGGAGATCGCGTCGCTGACGAGCGCCGGCATCGCCCGGGAAGCATTCACCCAGCAGCAGAACCACACGGAGACAACATCATGA
- a CDS encoding acetyl-CoA hydrolase/transferase family protein — protein sequence MTSMIAPTHAPMTAPTHASSEFSLADYLRPNDTVLVGQAAAEPHELVAQLINASQQIANLTVVCGYALSDDWKRVTRGKPRVATYSAHGPLRSLARSGEIDILPNHYSHFERLVTTGAFQPDVILLQLPPADPDGYHSFGTSVDYVAKAAQAAPAAAPAGTADRPGPVIIAEINENMPSTRTKWRLHRSQITAWFATDRPLEGTPARALSDIDHAIARNVASVVPDGASIQLGIGALATAIGRALREHRELRVRSGLVGDWLLDLDASGALASGEDACVAGMALGSAELYEFVARHDRIRFVPITDLTASEAVASCNPFIAVNSALEVDLLGQVNSEVVGGQYIGALGSQVDTFRATRIASSGLAIVAMPARGPKGGPQIVSTLSGPVTSLQSDIDMVITEYGVADLQGTTVAERAERLIGIAAPEHRDALREARRS from the coding sequence ATGACATCCATGATCGCTCCGACGCACGCACCCATGACCGCACCAACGCACGCCTCCTCCGAATTCTCGCTGGCCGATTATCTGCGACCGAACGACACCGTGCTGGTCGGTCAGGCTGCTGCCGAGCCGCACGAACTAGTCGCACAACTCATCAACGCATCGCAGCAGATCGCGAATCTCACCGTGGTATGCGGGTACGCGCTCTCAGACGACTGGAAGCGCGTGACGCGCGGCAAGCCGCGAGTGGCCACCTACTCCGCGCATGGCCCGCTGCGTAGCCTGGCGCGCTCGGGCGAGATCGACATTCTTCCCAACCACTACAGCCACTTCGAGCGGCTCGTCACCACTGGCGCATTTCAGCCGGATGTGATCCTGCTGCAGTTGCCCCCGGCCGACCCGGACGGATACCACAGCTTCGGCACCTCCGTCGATTACGTCGCGAAGGCCGCGCAGGCAGCTCCGGCAGCCGCACCAGCAGGAACCGCTGACCGTCCCGGCCCCGTCATCATCGCCGAGATCAACGAGAACATGCCCTCGACACGCACGAAGTGGCGATTGCACCGCTCGCAGATCACCGCGTGGTTCGCGACAGATCGACCGCTGGAGGGCACCCCCGCCCGCGCACTTTCGGACATCGACCACGCGATCGCGCGTAACGTCGCATCCGTCGTGCCCGACGGCGCCTCGATACAGCTCGGCATCGGCGCACTGGCGACGGCGATCGGCCGCGCACTCCGCGAGCACCGCGAGCTGCGCGTACGATCCGGCCTCGTCGGAGACTGGCTGCTCGACCTCGATGCGTCGGGGGCACTGGCGAGTGGTGAAGACGCCTGCGTTGCGGGCATGGCACTCGGCAGCGCCGAGCTCTACGAATTCGTCGCGCGACACGACCGGATCCGCTTCGTGCCCATCACCGATCTGACGGCGTCAGAGGCCGTCGCGTCGTGCAATCCCTTCATCGCGGTGAACTCCGCCCTCGAAGTCGACCTGCTCGGGCAGGTCAATTCTGAAGTCGTCGGCGGCCAGTACATCGGTGCGCTCGGCAGCCAGGTCGACACCTTCCGCGCGACCCGCATCGCGTCATCAGGCCTTGCGATCGTTGCAATGCCGGCGCGCGGCCCCAAAGGCGGCCCCCAGATCGTCTCCACGCTCAGCGGACCCGTCACCTCGTTGCAGAGCGACATCGACATGGTGATCACCGAATACGGCGTCGCCGACCTGCAGGGCACCACCGTCGCGGAACGCGCGGAGCGCCTGATCGGGATTGCCGCCCCCGAACATCGCGACGCGCTGCGCGAGGCGCGCCGATCCTGA
- a CDS encoding ATP-binding protein translates to MRSPDQGNLPADVSSFIGRTAELEKVRTLLVSTRLLTLIGSGGVGKTRLARQIAAEHRHVFRDGVWFVDLTDITDGDLLPSVIGSRLGLFHTPTETAGDLAEHLPGEHMLLVVDNCEHLIEPVALLLHDLLAAAPELRVLTTSRQVLGVPGERVLPIPPLAAPPADETMANRDDPAPAGAGSPAIPDSVLLFADRAAAALPGFAIDHSNRDLLYRICHRLEGIPLAIELAAARLRAFSLEMILERLDGSLRALASTLRTTPERHRTLESTVAWSYALCSAPEQVLWARLSVFADGFTVDAAEDVCSGGPIVREQIFDLLTGLVDKSILTREGGPGGGTSRLKMLGLLREFGIQRLREAGEEAQFRQHHLDYFRTLAGRGETAYFSPREMEWARRVREEHANLRAAAEYCSAELHDYASVMAIVAPLQLYRVGASYVVEEHRWLAAALEHDRAPSETRARALVACSYAASLMGNGDEAEQRAREAADLADALELPGVAADAACGIARASFHGGDRARTLRLSEAAVALCTASGNLAGACDALYRAAVTALGMHDERAAEFARASLALAQEHGSPYRIASGLWIDGFCLWRTGDQQLASARLREALPLYEARGFVEGIAMCCEGLALTAAALGQAEHAATLKGAAHAAWRRAAAPFPQAVVRSLGTDTVDAQIRTALGEARYRAAFDHGAAFSVADAARYAIGDAPELAAEPAPGLIPTEALAPRPADAAKALIAEGLTRREAEVAALIAEGLSNRQIAERLVIAQRTAEGHVERILAKLGFRSRAKVAAWVAKRQRTHE, encoded by the coding sequence ATGCGTTCGCCTGACCAGGGCAACCTGCCGGCCGATGTGTCGAGCTTCATCGGTCGCACCGCCGAGCTTGAGAAGGTGCGCACGCTGCTGGTCTCGACTCGCCTGCTGACCCTGATTGGCTCTGGCGGGGTCGGCAAGACCCGCCTTGCCAGGCAGATCGCCGCCGAGCACCGGCACGTCTTTCGCGACGGCGTTTGGTTCGTCGATCTCACGGATATCACCGATGGCGACCTGCTCCCATCGGTGATCGGATCGAGGCTCGGCCTCTTTCACACCCCGACCGAGACCGCCGGGGACCTCGCCGAGCACCTGCCCGGAGAGCACATGCTGCTCGTCGTCGACAACTGCGAGCACCTGATCGAGCCGGTCGCCCTACTGCTGCACGATCTGCTTGCGGCCGCACCCGAGCTTCGCGTGCTCACGACAAGTCGGCAGGTGCTAGGCGTGCCCGGGGAACGCGTGCTCCCGATACCACCGCTTGCAGCACCGCCGGCCGATGAAACGATGGCGAACCGCGATGATCCTGCTCCCGCGGGGGCAGGATCCCCAGCAATCCCGGACTCGGTCTTGCTGTTCGCGGACCGCGCGGCGGCGGCGCTGCCCGGGTTCGCCATCGACCACTCCAACCGGGATCTGCTGTACCGGATCTGCCATCGCCTGGAGGGGATTCCCCTGGCGATCGAGCTCGCGGCAGCGCGGCTGCGTGCCTTCTCGCTCGAAATGATTCTCGAGCGACTCGACGGCTCCCTCCGGGCACTCGCAAGCACGCTTCGAACGACGCCCGAGCGTCATCGCACCCTCGAGTCGACGGTGGCCTGGAGCTACGCGTTGTGCTCCGCGCCCGAGCAGGTGCTGTGGGCGCGTCTCTCGGTGTTCGCCGACGGCTTCACCGTCGATGCGGCAGAGGACGTCTGCAGCGGCGGGCCGATCGTGCGCGAGCAGATCTTCGATCTGCTCACCGGGCTGGTCGACAAGTCCATCCTGACCCGCGAGGGAGGCCCGGGCGGTGGAACGTCACGGCTGAAAATGCTCGGCCTGCTTCGCGAATTCGGGATTCAGCGGTTGCGGGAAGCCGGCGAGGAAGCGCAGTTCAGGCAGCATCACCTCGACTACTTCAGAACGCTGGCCGGGCGCGGCGAGACAGCGTACTTCAGCCCCCGCGAGATGGAGTGGGCGCGGCGCGTACGCGAAGAGCACGCGAACCTTCGAGCGGCTGCCGAGTACTGCAGCGCCGAACTGCACGATTACGCGTCGGTGATGGCGATCGTCGCGCCCCTCCAGCTTTACCGGGTCGGCGCGAGCTACGTCGTCGAGGAGCACCGCTGGCTCGCCGCTGCGCTCGAGCATGACCGCGCCCCGAGCGAGACCCGCGCACGCGCGCTCGTCGCGTGCAGCTATGCGGCGTCGCTCATGGGCAACGGCGACGAAGCCGAGCAGCGCGCGCGCGAGGCTGCCGACCTCGCCGATGCCCTGGAGTTGCCCGGCGTTGCGGCGGACGCCGCGTGCGGCATCGCGCGCGCAAGCTTTCACGGCGGAGATCGCGCTCGCACGCTCCGGCTCTCCGAAGCAGCGGTCGCCCTCTGCACCGCCTCGGGCAATCTCGCGGGCGCTTGCGACGCGCTTTACCGCGCAGCGGTCACCGCACTAGGCATGCACGACGAGCGCGCCGCCGAATTCGCCCGCGCGTCTCTTGCGCTCGCGCAAGAGCACGGATCTCCGTACCGCATCGCGAGCGGGCTGTGGATCGACGGCTTCTGCCTTTGGCGCACCGGCGATCAGCAACTCGCCTCGGCCCGCCTGCGGGAGGCGCTGCCCCTCTACGAAGCTCGCGGTTTCGTAGAGGGCATCGCAATGTGCTGCGAAGGATTGGCGCTGACCGCCGCCGCACTCGGACAGGCCGAGCACGCGGCGACCCTGAAGGGGGCCGCCCACGCCGCGTGGCGCAGAGCCGCGGCGCCGTTTCCGCAGGCCGTCGTGCGCAGTCTCGGCACCGACACCGTCGACGCGCAGATCCGGACGGCACTCGGCGAGGCGCGCTATCGCGCCGCATTCGATCACGGTGCCGCGTTCTCGGTGGCCGACGCGGCTCGCTATGCCATCGGCGACGCACCTGAGCTTGCTGCCGAGCCCGCACCCGGCCTCATCCCGACAGAAGCGCTCGCGCCCCGGCCGGCCGACGCCGCCAAAGCACTGATTGCCGAGGGACTCACCCGGCGCGAGGCCGAAGTCGCGGCCCTCATCGCCGAGGGGCTCAGCAACCGGCAGATCGCGGAGCGACTCGTGATCGCCCAGCGTACCGCCGAGGGGCACGTGGAGCGCATCCTCGCCAAGCTCGGCTTCCGATCCCGCGCAAAGGTGGCCGCGTGGGTCGCCAAGCGGCAGCGCACACACGAATAA
- a CDS encoding alpha/beta hydrolase: MIVPTLESWQPELREVIATTRSFTLRSEIVGGAFAVWVTVPPGYGAGDAALPVLYVADGNTQLAITAPTGSLMMMHETSPIRPFIQVTIGYLGDDARNFLKVRNRDLVPPDEPFPHQMAAHLRPRVERGTLSEEKYAAILADLSHSAGDRFLAFIERELHPRIAERWRVDADDVGLFGYSYGGLFAMYAFATASPLFTVIGASSPGILSAESEVFRRYDRRLAEGDRTLPPRLHLTINDSETSSEFALYRDLSQHYLALVDRIRRTPLPGLRATAEVIRGETHGTGIVDAYRSFVRSCYAVRGHDPRTEISWPVEHDTN; this comes from the coding sequence ATGATAGTACCCACGCTTGAATCTTGGCAGCCGGAGTTGCGCGAGGTGATCGCAACCACACGATCGTTTACCCTGCGCTCGGAGATCGTCGGCGGCGCCTTTGCGGTCTGGGTAACGGTACCGCCGGGATACGGCGCGGGAGACGCAGCCCTGCCCGTACTCTACGTCGCGGACGGCAACACGCAACTTGCGATCACCGCCCCCACTGGCTCGCTGATGATGATGCACGAGACCAGCCCGATCCGGCCATTCATCCAGGTGACGATCGGATACCTGGGCGATGACGCGAGAAACTTCCTGAAGGTGCGCAACCGTGACCTCGTGCCGCCGGACGAGCCGTTCCCTCATCAGATGGCGGCGCATCTGCGCCCACGCGTCGAGCGGGGAACACTGAGCGAGGAGAAGTACGCCGCGATCCTCGCCGATCTCAGCCACTCCGCCGGCGATCGGTTCCTCGCCTTCATCGAGCGCGAACTGCACCCCCGGATCGCCGAGCGCTGGCGGGTGGATGCCGATGACGTCGGCCTGTTCGGCTACTCCTACGGCGGCCTCTTCGCCATGTACGCGTTCGCGACGGCCAGCCCGCTGTTCACCGTGATCGGAGCGAGCAGTCCCGGCATACTGTCGGCGGAGAGTGAAGTGTTCCGGCGCTACGATCGCCGCCTCGCCGAGGGCGACCGCACCTTGCCGCCCCGGCTGCACCTGACGATCAACGACAGCGAGACGAGCAGCGAGTTCGCCCTCTACCGGGACCTCTCGCAGCACTACCTGGCGCTCGTCGACCGTATCCGCCGTACTCCGTTGCCGGGACTGCGCGCGACGGCCGAGGTGATCCGGGGTGAAACGCATGGCACCGGCATCGTCGACGCCTACCGCAGTTTCGTGCGTTCCTGCTACGCAGTGCGAGGGCATGATCCGCGCACCGAGATCTCCTGGCCTGTCGAACACGACACGAACTGA
- a CDS encoding glycosyltransferase family 9 protein — translation MTPDNPVAEVQRLVQCGAIDEARRLLENLSDTDGASAQYFHACAQFHYLLGEFEEAVDRCLTVTQRAPGYANHRLIFFHACAHLGRIDLIDAQFDALVQGLDEWDRQRVLLEALYISGRDDEVIARSASYQAAHEAGTIPHATAIQLRKSRSTSLMRAHGISAGIGEYASSFTSRPAVSEVYGVNDPGYWCGDTPLPRVLRYVRGGGFGDWVQFLRYRALLAQVGTELVCHEPWPCPDVNPAWLNDYRDVGAGDLLKPLVGNAPLDEMWATPFSLFTAMFPLAGYLPAQRAMVESAPSPELAEQVERIRRAARGRPCCALFWSSNESAHGDFAWKSLRLQQIRPLLENQDIHWIVFQRGLEMQRWLADDLSQTATNIDSTTDLHSLAVLLSAAADLVISIDSGPLHLAASLDLPTILLSPLHGDWRYERLPTSTPWYPGVRIVRQPAIGAWDATVADAQWVLDGWCRTGRFS, via the coding sequence ATGACCCCAGACAATCCGGTTGCCGAGGTGCAGCGGCTCGTACAGTGCGGCGCCATTGACGAAGCCCGGCGCTTGCTCGAAAACCTGAGCGACACGGATGGCGCCAGCGCGCAATACTTCCACGCCTGTGCGCAGTTCCACTACTTGCTCGGCGAATTCGAAGAAGCAGTCGACCGCTGCCTGACCGTCACGCAGCGCGCGCCGGGATACGCGAACCACCGGCTGATCTTTTTCCACGCCTGTGCGCACCTCGGCCGAATCGACCTGATCGATGCGCAATTCGACGCGCTCGTGCAGGGTCTCGACGAGTGGGATCGTCAACGGGTCCTGCTCGAAGCCTTGTACATCTCCGGCCGCGACGACGAGGTCATTGCAAGATCCGCGTCGTATCAGGCGGCACATGAGGCAGGCACGATCCCTCACGCCACGGCGATTCAGTTGCGCAAAAGTCGCAGCACGTCGCTCATGCGCGCGCACGGCATTTCCGCCGGCATCGGCGAATACGCATCCAGCTTTACGAGCCGGCCGGCCGTGTCGGAGGTGTACGGCGTCAACGATCCCGGTTACTGGTGCGGCGACACGCCGCTGCCGCGCGTGCTGCGCTACGTCCGTGGCGGCGGTTTCGGCGACTGGGTCCAGTTCCTCCGCTATCGCGCGCTGCTCGCACAGGTCGGCACCGAACTCGTCTGTCACGAACCGTGGCCATGCCCGGACGTCAATCCGGCCTGGTTGAACGACTATCGCGACGTCGGCGCCGGCGATCTGCTGAAGCCGCTCGTCGGCAACGCTCCGCTCGATGAAATGTGGGCAACGCCGTTCTCGCTGTTCACCGCGATGTTCCCGCTCGCCGGCTACCTGCCGGCGCAACGCGCGATGGTCGAATCGGCGCCGTCGCCCGAACTTGCCGAGCAAGTGGAACGCATCCGCCGCGCTGCGCGCGGCCGTCCGTGCTGTGCGCTGTTCTGGTCGTCGAACGAATCCGCTCACGGGGATTTTGCGTGGAAGAGTCTGCGGCTGCAGCAGATACGTCCGCTGCTGGAAAACCAGGATATTCACTGGATCGTCTTCCAGCGCGGCCTCGAAATGCAGCGATGGCTCGCCGACGATTTGTCGCAGACGGCAACCAACATCGACTCGACGACCGATCTGCATTCGCTGGCCGTGCTGCTGTCCGCGGCAGCGGATCTGGTCATCAGCATCGACAGCGGCCCGTTGCATCTCGCCGCCAGCCTCGACCTGCCGACGATCCTGCTGTCGCCGCTCCACGGCGATTGGCGCTACGAACGGCTGCCGACGTCGACGCCGTGGTATCCCGGGGTGCGTATCGTCCGGCAACCGGCGATCGGCGCGTGGGATGCAACGGTCGCCGATGCGCAATGGGTACTCGACGGCTGGTGCCGTACCGGAAGGTTTTCGTGA
- a CDS encoding serine hydrolase domain-containing protein: MKQESHDIAQQLDTLFERFNKCDEPGLVVAVAHRGEILYRRGFGMASLEHGVANSPATRLRIGSTSKHFTCLAALLLAEDGKLDIDAGIRTYLPELPLLAGDPSLRQLMTHTGGYRCYLDLTLLAQGVATLPRGGALAAEVRQRDVNFPPGERMIYCNGGYHLLSLAIERVSGIPFETFLKERIFDVMGMVDTESVADDMRIRPRMATQHVPDGKGGFMRGLFPTWEVLGEGGIVSTVDDMLLWLAHLRGPKRLGSEASWRQMLTKPHYSSGAEGVYALGLMRTPHRDVEVLHHAGGVFGGACQMLTVAKQALDVIILTNGAAANPVELATQVVDIVLGDAILGAKPAAPLQTAGHETLLGKYHSRASGTLCVIDDHDGQVNAIFHNVKQMPQPLIETAAGLRVDDGAGGALLIKPRAPTAEARVTALELVDCGHAETLERLPDHAPSFSDASAGLAGTYHGHDAAARATIAVTNGELTMTMDGVAGSVGYRLEPVADDIFTFAPVGQLAVMHGVLTVERSGNEVTRFRIDTARTRNLNFEREVCGS; the protein is encoded by the coding sequence ATGAAACAAGAATCGCACGATATCGCCCAGCAACTGGATACCCTGTTCGAACGTTTCAACAAGTGCGATGAACCCGGCCTCGTCGTGGCCGTGGCACATCGAGGCGAAATCCTCTACCGGCGAGGCTTCGGCATGGCAAGCCTGGAGCACGGTGTCGCCAATTCCCCGGCCACACGCTTGCGCATCGGCTCGACGAGCAAACACTTCACCTGCCTCGCCGCACTCCTGCTCGCCGAAGACGGCAAGCTCGACATCGACGCCGGGATTCGCACGTACCTGCCTGAACTGCCGCTGCTGGCGGGCGATCCCAGCTTGCGCCAACTGATGACGCATACGGGAGGTTACCGTTGCTATCTCGACCTGACGCTGCTCGCGCAAGGCGTGGCGACGCTGCCGCGTGGCGGCGCGCTGGCTGCGGAAGTCCGGCAACGCGACGTCAATTTCCCGCCGGGCGAACGGATGATCTACTGCAACGGCGGATATCACCTGCTGTCGCTCGCGATCGAACGGGTCAGCGGAATCCCCTTCGAGACCTTCCTGAAGGAACGCATCTTCGATGTGATGGGCATGGTCGACACGGAGTCGGTCGCCGACGACATGCGAATCCGCCCGCGCATGGCGACCCAGCATGTGCCCGATGGAAAAGGCGGATTCATGCGCGGCCTCTTTCCCACGTGGGAAGTGCTCGGTGAAGGCGGGATCGTATCGACGGTCGACGACATGCTGCTCTGGCTCGCGCATCTGCGCGGCCCCAAGCGGCTCGGCAGCGAAGCAAGCTGGCGCCAGATGCTGACCAAACCGCACTATTCGAGCGGTGCGGAAGGCGTCTACGCGCTCGGGCTGATGCGCACGCCGCATCGCGACGTGGAGGTGCTGCACCACGCCGGCGGTGTGTTCGGCGGCGCCTGTCAGATGTTGACCGTGGCAAAGCAGGCACTGGACGTCATCATTCTCACCAACGGCGCGGCAGCCAATCCGGTTGAACTGGCTACGCAGGTCGTCGATATCGTTCTGGGCGATGCGATACTGGGCGCGAAGCCTGCCGCGCCCCTGCAGACCGCCGGTCACGAAACCCTGCTCGGCAAGTACCACTCGCGTGCGTCCGGGACGTTATGCGTGATCGACGATCACGACGGGCAGGTGAACGCGATCTTCCATAACGTCAAACAGATGCCCCAGCCGCTCATCGAGACGGCAGCCGGGTTGCGGGTTGACGACGGGGCAGGCGGAGCGTTGCTGATCAAACCTCGCGCGCCGACAGCAGAGGCACGTGTGACGGCGCTCGAGCTGGTGGACTGCGGTCATGCGGAGACGCTCGAGCGCTTACCCGATCACGCACCGTCATTCTCCGATGCGTCGGCGGGTCTGGCGGGTACGTATCACGGTCACGATGCCGCGGCACGTGCGACGATCGCCGTGACGAACGGCGAACTCACCATGACCATGGACGGCGTTGCAGGCAGTGTCGGCTATCGGCTGGAGCCGGTAGCCGACGACATTTTCACGTTCGCGCCTGTCGGCCAGTTGGCCGTCATGCACGGCGTCTTGACGGTGGAGCGCTCGGGTAACGAGGTGACGCGCTTTCGCATCGACACGGCGCGCACGCGCAACCTGAACTTCGAGCGTGAGGTGTGTGGTTCATAG